DNA from Mesorhizobium loti R88b:
CAGGAAGCATCATCAGCAAGGGCCGGGAAAGACCGCGAAATGGAGAGCCGGCCGTTTTCGAACGCCGGCAAGCGGCGGACACGCGCGTTTCGCTTTAGGGGGCAGAAATCCCCTGACGAAAGCGCTATATATAGACGAAAGGGACCGGACCAATGCGCATCGAGCGTCGTTTCACCAAGCCAGGGCAATCTGCTTATGCGGAGATTGAATTCCGCAAGGCACTTTCCGAGATCAAGAATCCGGATGGCTCGGTGGTGTTCCGCTTGGACAATATCGATGTGCCGGCGCAGTTCTCCCAGGTAGCCGCCGACATCCTGGCGCAGAAGTATTTCCGCAAGGCCGGCGTTCCCGCCCGACTGAAGAAGGTCGAGGAAAACGACGTACCCTCCTTTCTGTGGCGCTCCGTTGCCGATGAGGCGGAACTTGCCAAGCTGCCGGAAGCCGAGCGCTATGGTTCCGAAATCGACGCCCGCCAGGTCTTCGACCGGCTGGCCGGCACCTGGACTTATTGGGGTTACAAGGGCGGCTATTTCAAGTCGGAGGAAGACGCGCGCGCCTTCCGCGACGAGCTCGCCTATATGCTGGCCACCCAGCGCGTCGCGCCAAACTCGCCGCAATGGTTCAACACTGGGTTGCACTGGGCCTATGGCATCGATGGTCCGAGCCAGGGTCACTTCTATGTCGACCCCTTCACCGGCAAGCTGACCAAGTCGAAGTCGTCCTATGAGCATCCGCAGCCGCATGCCTGCTTCATCCAGGGCGTGCAGGACGACCTCGTCAACGAGGGCGGCATCATGGATCTGTGGGTCCGTGAGGCGCGCCTGTTCAAATACGGCTCGGGCACCGGCTCCAACTTCTCGCTGCTGCGCGGCGAAGGCGAAAAGCTGTCGGGTGGCGGCCGCTCGTCCGGTCTGATGAGCTTCCTGAAGATCGGCGACCGTGCCGCGGGCGCCATCAAGTCGGGCGGCACGACGCGCCGCGCCGCGAAAATGGTCATCGTCGACGCCGACCACCCCGATATCGAGGAATTCATCGACTGGAAGGTCAATGAAGAGCAGAAGGTCGCCTCGCTGGTGACCGGCTCGAAGATCGTCAAGAAGCATCTCGAAGCCATCATGAAGGCCTGCGTCAATTGCGAAGGCAATGGCGACGACTGTTTCGACCCGTCGATCAACACCGCGCTGAAGCGCGAGATCAAGGCGGCCAAGAAGGACGCGGTGCCGGAGAACTACATTTACCGCGTCATCCAGTTCGCCAAGCAGGGCTACACCTCGATGTCGTTCAAGACCTACGACACCGACTGGGATTCGGATGCCTATCTGACCGTTTCGGGCCAGAACTCCAACAATTCGGTGTCGCTGAAGGACAATTTTCTGCGCGCCGTCGAGGACGATGCCGACTGGCACCTGACCGCCCGCAAGGACGGCAAGGTGTTGAAGACCCTGAAAGCCAGGGATCTCTGGGAAAAGATCGGCTACGCCGCCTGGGCGTCGGCTGACCCTGGCCTGCATTTCAACACGACGATGAACGACTGGCACACCTGCGCCTCCGCCGGTGCGATCCGGGCCTCGAACCCGTGCTCGGAATACATGTTCCTCGACGACACGGCCTGCAACCTCGCCTCGATCAATCTGCTGCCCTACCGCAACACCGATGGCACGATCGACATCGCTGCCTACGAGCATACGGTGCGGCTGTGGACGATCGTGCTCGAAATCTCGGTCATGATGGCGCAGTTCCCGTCGAAGGAGATTGCCAAGCAGTCCTACGAATACCGCACGCTCGGCCTTGGCTACGCCAACATTGGCGGCCTGCTGATGACCTCGGGCATTCCTTATGACTCCGACGAAGGCCGCGCCATCTGCGCCGCCCTCACCTCGATCATGACCGGCATGGCCTATGCCACTTCGGCCGAAATGGCCGGCGAACTCGGCGCCTTTGCCGACTATGACCGCAACGCGCAGAACATGCTGCGCGTCATGCGCAACCATCGCCGTGCCGCCTATGGCGAGAAGCAGGGCTATGAGAAGCTCGCCGTCAACCCGGTGCCGCTGGTCGCCTCCGACCTCAAGCAGCAGGCGCTTGTCGAGCATGCGAAAGCCGCCTGGGACCGCGCCATCGAGCTCGGCGAGGAGCATGGCTACCGCAATGCGCAGGCGACCGTCATCGCGCCGACCGGCACGATCGGCCTGGTGATGGATTGCGACACCACCGGCATCGAGCCCGACTTCGCCCTGGTGAAGTTCAAGAAGCTGGCCGGTGGCGGCTACTTCAAGATCATCAACCGCGCCGTGCCGGAAGCGCTGCGCACGCTTGGCTACTCCGAAGCCCAGATCGGCGAGATGGAGGCCTATGCGGTCGGCCACGGCAATCTGAACCAGGCTCCGGCGATCAACCCAGGCTCGCTGAAGGCCAAGGGTTTCAGCGACGACAAGATCGCGGCGCTCAATGCGGCGCTGAAGTCGGCCTTCGACATCAAGTTCGTCTTCAACCAGTGGACGCTCGGCGCCGACTGGGTGAAGGAGACGTTTGGCTTCACCGACGAGCAGCTCAACGACTTCTCGTTCGAGATCCTGCCGGCGCTGGGCTTCTCCCGGAAAGACATCGAAGCCGCCAACATCCATGTCTGCGGTGCCATGACGCTGGAAGGCGCGCCTTTCCTCAAGGCCGAGCATCTTGCGGTGTTCGACTGCGCCAGCCCATGCGGCAAGATCGGCAAGCGCTCGCTTTCGATCAACAGCCACATCCAGATGATGGCGGCGGCACAGCCCTTCATCTCGGGTGCCATCTCCAAGACCATCAACATGCCCAACGATGCGACAGTGGAAGACGCCAAGGGCGCCTACATGCTGTCGTGGAAGCTGGCGCTGAAGGCCAACGCGCTCTATCGCGACGGCTCGAAGCTGTCGCAGCCGCTCAACTCCTCGCTGCTCGCCGATGGCGAGGACGATGAGGACGAAGCCCTCGAGCAGCTGATCCAGGCGCCGGCGGCAGCACGCGCGGCGCAGATCACCGAGCGCATCGTCGAGCGCATCATCGAACGCGTGTCGCGCGAGCAGGAAAAGTTGCCCGGCCGCCGCAAGGGCTACACCCAGAAGGCCAAGATCGGTGGCAACACCATCTTCCTGCGCACCGGCGAATATGATGATGGCCGCCTCGGCGAGATCTTCATCGACATGAACAAGGAAGGTGCCACGCTGCGTGGCCTTCTCAACAACTTCGCCATCGCCATCTCGCTTGGCCTGCAGTACGGCGTGCCGCTCGACGAATATGTGCACGCCTTCACCTTCACCAAGTTCGAGCCGGCCGGCATGGTGCAGGGCAACGACGCGATCAAGAGCGCGACGTCGATCCTCGACTACGTGTTCCGTGAGCTTGCTATCTCCTATCTCGGCCGCAACGACCTCGCCCATGTCGACCAGTCGGACTTTTCCAACACCGCACTTGGCCGCAACATCAGCGAAGGCAAGACCGACGCCGTCTCCAAGGGCCTGACCCGTGGCGCCTCGCCGGTTAAGCTGGTGTCGCGCGCGATCAGCAACGAGCCGAAAGGCTTTGCCGGTGCGGGAGCCCCTGCCCGCTCGGTGCCGACAGCCTTCTCCGGCTCCAACGTGCTGGCGCTGAAGCCGGCCAGTGACGAAGCGGTCGCCTACAAGCGCGACTATGAAGAGCGGGCCAAGGAATTGGCGGAAGACATCGCCTTCGAGGAAGCGGCGGGCTCTGCTTCCGACACCACGGCGGGATTGTTCACCGACGCGGCAGCGAATGAAGCGGCCGAGGCGAAGAAACTCGCCAATGACCGCCGCGCCAAGTCACTGCTGCAAGGCTACACCGGCAATTCCTGCTCCGAGTGCCAGAACTTTACCATGGTGCGGAACGGGACTTGCGAGAAGTGCGATACGTGCGGCTCGACGAGCGGGTGCAGCTGAGCGGATTTGAAGCGCTGAACGAACGAAACATCATCGGCCCGGTCGCAAGATCGGGCCGAAATGGCAACATAGAGCAAAACGAGAACCAGAAGCTTTATGAGATACGCCTGAACCGTTTGACGCCGGCGGACACGGTCTCCTTCGTGTAGAGTGTCAGCTTTGCTACGCCAGACTCTCCGACATAGGAACGATGCGAGGGTTCACCGGAAAATTCTCGGGCCTGTAACTTGCGATCGCGTCCATCTTATTGACCACAGATTGGTGAACAAACGCTCCGTTTGGTATGAAGCGCGGCTCGGCGTCAGGGATGTAGTGGCCTAGGAAGGACTTGCGAGCGGTCCAGTCCTTGTATTTGTCTGCCTTCGGCAACCATTCCAGCAGGCGCCAACCGGCCGACATCGAGTTATGCGGATCGCACATAATATCGGGTCGGACGTAGCTGAACGGACTGCCTTTTCTCTGGACGCCCCAAGCCAACTGGTTGACGGTCTTGGTGTCGACGGCCAAGCCGTGCTTCACCGCTTCGTCGATCATCCAGATCAATGGAAATTTCGAAAGACCGCTCTCTTGCTCCGGATAGCCTCCCCCGATATCGGCGTGAACGCCTGAAAACCAGACTTGCTTTGCGTCCTGCGGTTCCGAATTGTTCGTCGCGCTGAACCTATTGTGCATAAACGTTTGGGGTTCATCCCAGGTATCCAGCCTGAACATTCTCCTTCGTTCATCGATCGCAATCGCCTGGCGAAAAACGCGAACGCTGGGATTGTCTCTGGTGTTGGCAAGCGTCTGCAGGCTGAACGTGTAGAACCTATCCGGGCGCGGGACGATTACGCTCGCGACCGTGTCCCATACTCCAACGAATTTGATCGTCGGCCATCTCGAAGAGACAATCCGGGCGAACTGCGAGGCGCGATCGTCCTTCGTCGATGGAGCAGGCTGGCCACCTGCTTCTCCGGGTTCAGATGCCCCTGTCATTGCAGGCGAAGCCGTATCGATCGTCGTCTGTTTGTACGCGGTCAATGCAGCACCGGCGAGATTCCACTGATGCGGCGAAAGCAGTCCAATTCTATGAACAAGGCCCGCCAGAACGCGGACCGTGTAGGCGCCGCGACTGAAGCCGAAGAGATAGATTTCGTCACCGTCTTCGTACTGAGTCACCAGAAACTCATAGGCGGCAAGCACGTTGTCATCGAGGCCGTAACCTGTCGCCAAACCAAGCACCGCGATGGCATCTTGCCTGAACTTGGTCCATGGGTTCGGTCTCGCGAGTGTTCCAACGCCCGGATCATAGAAAACCACTTGGGCCGGCTGGGTTTTTCCCGTTTTTCGAAGTACGCGGTAAAGCTTCAGGACGTTCGAGATGTTCTCACTGATCTCGTTTCCAGTTCCATCGGAACAGACAACTATGTTTTTCATTTCGTCCCCTCCCCAGCTGCGCGTGCGGGTAAGTCTACCACCAATCCTCGGCCACGGATGCACGCGCATTAGACTTCAACAGGAGATCCTTTTTCTGATTTCGCCCCCTATCCCGCCTGCAACACCCGCAGCGTCTGCTCACGGCGCTAGTCATCGCTGCATCCTGTCAACGTGAAGGCATCCCATGCCGAGCCGTCCGGATTGGCGTTGGCGAAATCGGCCCATCCAGTGAAAGCCACGCCGAAATCGGGCAAGAGCAGCCCTTTCGGCGCCGGTGTCGCTTCGCGCGAGTTCAACTGCTCGGCGCCGCCTCCGGTCAGGGCGTAGACCTGACCATCCCATATCCTGCACAGCCCGCTGCCATCCTGAAGGCCCGCCTCGCGATCGTCGTCGGTGCAGGTATGGCGGATGGTGCCGAGCGGGAACGAATTCCGGCCATTGGTCCAGGTGATGTCGGCCGGCAGGTTTTTTTCCGTGTTGGGCACGCTCAGCGAAAACACCTGCGCCGTCAGCGCCGCCGGCTCATTGTCGATCGGCCGAAATTGCAGAACCGCGCCCGAGCGCGGCTCGCGGTAGGTGGCGTGGCTCAGCATGCATTCCCTGGCGCTCGCCACCTGCAAGGAACCGAGCAGTGCCAGGATAAAAAAGACCGGTGTGCGGATGATCATCTGAGGTCTCCGGAAAGCGTCATGAAAGCCCACGCTCACACCAGCCCAACCAGCAAAGCAGCGCCGCCGAGAAATCCTGCCGAACAGACCCACAGCAGCCAGAGCCCGCGCACCCGGCATTCGAGCACGGCCGAGCCGGGGTTGGCGGGGTCATAGTGCACATCGACCTTGCTGCCCTCGGCGTAGCTTCGCGCCTGACCGCTGACGAGGCCGGGCAGCGAAGCCGTGACCGTGGCGCCGAAGCTGATGCGGTCGGAACTGTAGCGTTGGCCGGCAACGCCATAGCTGTAGACGATGCGGGCTTTGAAGACGGTGCGCCAGTGCCGATAGCCGCTATAGTTTCGCAGCGCCTGCAGGCCGGAGTTATCGATGCGGCCGGCGGTGACCGGCCATTTCGCCGCCTGCTCGGCGAGCGACTTCTGGGCGAAACCCATGCGCAGGATCATCAGGCCCATGAACAGCAACAACGCCGCCGCGCCGAGGTTCTGTGGCTTGGGCAGATGCGGCCGGATCGCCTCGAGCAAGCCGCCGACGGAAAACACCAGCACCAGCGCGCCGATCACCAACCCGGCCGAAAGCTGGAACATGAACTTGAAGGCGCCGTCCGGCATGGTGCGCTCGATCACGGCTTTGCTCGGATCGGCCGGATTGTAGAAGACCGTCACATCCGCCCCACGCGGAAACTGCGCCAGGGTCTCGGTGACTTCGAAATTCCCCAGATTTTCCTTCACGCTGTAGCGCGAGCTTTGAAATTTCTTGGCCCCCACCTTGTATTCGAAGGTGATCGCCGGAAAATTGCGCATCTCGGTGGTATCGCTGCTGTCCGAGCCAACACCCGAGCTTCTGACCTCACGCGCCTCGACGCGCGACGACATGATCTTTCCCGGCGTCGGCAACCAGTGGCTGAGTGCCCGCACCTCGCGCCATTTCAGGAAGGTGATGAGCGACAACATGCCGGCGACCGCGCAGGCAAAGCCGACAAGCAGAATCTTGAGTTCCACCCTGATCCCCCCGGAGTGCAGGAACCGGCACTAGACAGCACCGCGGTGGCAATGTCTCGCTTATTCGCAGAGCCACCGGAGTGAGCGGCCCCGCGAATCCAGATGGCTCGACGCTGCGAGCGGCGCTTTACTCATCGATCTCCATGACACGGACATACCCTTCCAGCAGAAGCGCACGATCCCGGATGACATTGGTCGCGTCGGCAGCCTGCATGGGCACGTACATCGTGCCTTGCCTTGTTTCATAGAGCGCGTCTCGTGCCTTCGCTTCGGCATCGCGAAAAGCCAGCCAGGCGCGCTGCGACAGACGCAGCTGTTGCGCTGCCTCGTGCGGCAATTTGTGCATCAGCGTCGCGTAGGCGGTATTCATGCGGTGATCATAATCATCCGTCGCCGTCGCCTCGCATTCGGTTTGGCCTGCGGTCGAGCCATGGTCTGGGTCGTTCAGGCAGCGGTCGAGTGTCTCCGCCGTGGGGTCTTTCAGACCCGAGGCCAACAGGGGCGCCGGCGACAGCGCCATCAACAAGCAGGCCAGCGCTCCGCTGATGAGCTTTCCGCCAACGTTGTGCATTGCTCCCCCATAGATGACCCGACGCACGGGTGACGTTCGCGCACCAAGATCGTCTTCCGGCATTGTGGAGGCAATATGCCCGAACGCAAGTCGGCGTCGGGCCATCAGGCCGGTCTCACAGCCAGGAAGGTGTTCCATTCTTCGTCGTTGCGGCCCAGGTTGAAGTCGTCTCTGAGAATGACCAGCCCGGCGGTTTCGAGACGCGCCGCGAAGTCGTCCCGGCGCCAGTAGACCGTATGATATTCGCCCGATGTCTCGCCATCGCCATTGCGCATCGACACAAGGAAGGCGCCGCCCGGCCGCAGCGACGCGGCTATCTTGGCAAGCACCTGGTCGGTCTGGTCGCGCGGCACATGGATCAGGACGGCGAGCGCCAGGACCGCGTCATAGGGGCCGCCGAGATCATCGGTGAGCAGCTCGAGAAGCTCACCGTGTTTGCCGCGCGCAGCCTGCAGCTCGAGAAACCGTTTTGTCGCGTCGGTGCGGCGAACTTGGACACCCAACCCCTCCAGAAAGTCCGCATCGTAGCCCGCTCCAGATCCGACTTCCAGAATCTGGCCGCTCGTTCCGGCGATCGCCAAAAGGCGCTTGAGCGATACCTGCTCTCTCTCGTTGGGGACATGCCGCACGATCGCATCGTAGCGTTCCGCATAGTCCTCGTATGCACCGATCGTTTGACGGCTCTTCGCCAATGCATCCGATGACGCGTCCATCGTTCCCTCCCTTGCATCCATCAAAGCTTCTTCAGCGGCTGGTGCCGGGAGGCACGTGTCCGTCGAGCACACCGATGTCACGCAGAAAATGATCCGACAACGAACGGTGATCAAGCAGGCCGCGCCTGCGGGATCTGAACGGCGCGGCGAAGAAGTCGAGCATCGGACGACGAAGCGTGTTGTAGAGGGTCATTGCCGTGTCCTTCCAGGTTCGAGTTGATGATCAGAGAATGCCGTGTTCTGCCCTTGGTTTCCAATCGAACGTCGCGTAGCATGCATCAGGAGGATTGATGCGTCATGAGCTGGGACCTACCGCCACTGGGCGCTATCCGGGTGTTTGAAGCCGCGGCGCGGCTTGGCAGTTTCACCAAAGCCGCCGAAGAATTAGGGATGACCCAGTCAGCGGCCAGCTATCAGATCAAGGTGCTGGAGGAACGCGCCGGGACGCCGCTTTTCATAAGAAAAACAAGACAGATCGCTTTGACCGAGGCCGGGCAGCAATTGGCGCCACACGCCACAGGTGCGTTCTCGGCGCTGGCCGATGCCTGGGTCGCCACCAAGGGTGGCGCGAGCGGTGTGCTTTCCGTCACGACCATGGCAACATTTGCATCGAACTGGCTGGCCGTGTGGCTTGGAACATTCCAGCTGATGCATCCAGACCTCGCCGTGAAGGTCGATACATCGTCCCGGCTGATCGATTTCGGGCGCGAGGGCATGGATATCGGGATCAGGACCGGCACCGGCAAATGGCCTGGCCTGACCGCCCACTATCTGTTCAAGGCGGACTACACGCCGATGCTCAGCCCAAGATTGGCCGAGAGCGTCGGCGGCATCCGCCACCCCGAGGACCTCTACAAGGTGCCGCTCTGCGGCCCTGACGATCCCTGGTGGAAAGTCTGGTTCGAAGCAGCCGGCGTGCCCTTCGACCCCGGTCGTGTCATCGCGCGTCCGGCGCTTGGCGGACAGGCCTATGACGCCATGGCGGCACTGACCGACCAGGGCGCTGCAATCCTCACGCAAAACCTCTACAGCGTGCTGTTGGCGAAGGGACAGCTGATAAAGCCTTTCGACATTGTCGGGTCCGATGGCGACGGCTACTGGCTGGTGCACCTGGAAAGCCGCCGCAACACACCCAAGATCAAGGTGTTCCGGGATTGGGTGCTTGCCCAGACGGCGGATATTCGAGAACAGGAAGCGCGCCAGACGCAGGCTTCCAGGGCGCACGCGCAATTGAGGACAGAATGATCGATCACATAACCATCGAAGTGAGTGACCTGGAGAAGAGCAAGCGCTTCTATGAACGCGCTTTCGCGCCGCTCGGATATCGCCTGTCCTTCGGCAAGGAAGGCGTGTTCTGGGCCTTCGATGTCGGCAATGGCTGCCTGTTCGAGATCCAGCGATCCGGCGAGACCTTGCCGCTCACCCATCTGCACGTTGCTTTCCGCGTCGGCAGCAAGGCAGAGGTCGATGCATTCCATCAGTCAGCGCTGGCGGCCGGCGCCAAGGACAATGGCGCACCTGGGCCGCGTCCCGACTATGCGCAGAATTACTACGCCTGCTTCGTCCTTGACCCCGATGGCTACAACATCGAGGCGATGATCAACGAGCCTTCGGCCTGATCTCACCTTTACCAGCCTCCGCTATTCATCGGCATGAGGTGAACATAAAGCCTTCCAACCGAATCGCGCAATCGGGCGCCGGCGCCCGCATCGGCCAGTCAGTTGATCGAGATCAATGCAGAAGCGTCGCCAGTGCTGTCTCCTCGGCTATCATTCCAAGGAGAGCGAACATGTCGACTTACGACCTCATGGTTATCACCGCGGTCCTGCTTAGTT
Protein-coding regions in this window:
- a CDS encoding class I SAM-dependent methyltransferase, whose product is MDASSDALAKSRQTIGAYEDYAERYDAIVRHVPNEREQVSLKRLLAIAGTSGQILEVGSGAGYDADFLEGLGVQVRRTDATKRFLELQAARGKHGELLELLTDDLGGPYDAVLALAVLIHVPRDQTDQVLAKIAASLRPGGAFLVSMRNGDGETSGEYHTVYWRRDDFAARLETAGLVILRDDFNLGRNDEEWNTFLAVRPA
- a CDS encoding DUF2235 domain-containing protein codes for the protein MKNIVVCSDGTGNEISENISNVLKLYRVLRKTGKTQPAQVVFYDPGVGTLARPNPWTKFRQDAIAVLGLATGYGLDDNVLAAYEFLVTQYEDGDEIYLFGFSRGAYTVRVLAGLVHRIGLLSPHQWNLAGAALTAYKQTTIDTASPAMTGASEPGEAGGQPAPSTKDDRASQFARIVSSRWPTIKFVGVWDTVASVIVPRPDRFYTFSLQTLANTRDNPSVRVFRQAIAIDERRRMFRLDTWDEPQTFMHNRFSATNNSEPQDAKQVWFSGVHADIGGGYPEQESGLSKFPLIWMIDEAVKHGLAVDTKTVNQLAWGVQRKGSPFSYVRPDIMCDPHNSMSAGWRLLEWLPKADKYKDWTARKSFLGHYIPDAEPRFIPNGAFVHQSVVNKMDAIASYRPENFPVNPRIVPMSESLA
- a CDS encoding DUF3592 domain-containing protein translates to MELKILLVGFACAVAGMLSLITFLKWREVRALSHWLPTPGKIMSSRVEAREVRSSGVGSDSSDTTEMRNFPAITFEYKVGAKKFQSSRYSVKENLGNFEVTETLAQFPRGADVTVFYNPADPSKAVIERTMPDGAFKFMFQLSAGLVIGALVLVFSVGGLLEAIRPHLPKPQNLGAAALLLFMGLMILRMGFAQKSLAEQAAKWPVTAGRIDNSGLQALRNYSGYRHWRTVFKARIVYSYGVAGQRYSSDRISFGATVTASLPGLVSGQARSYAEGSKVDVHYDPANPGSAVLECRVRGLWLLWVCSAGFLGGAALLVGLV
- a CDS encoding LysR substrate-binding domain-containing protein translates to MSWDLPPLGAIRVFEAAARLGSFTKAAEELGMTQSAASYQIKVLEERAGTPLFIRKTRQIALTEAGQQLAPHATGAFSALADAWVATKGGASGVLSVTTMATFASNWLAVWLGTFQLMHPDLAVKVDTSSRLIDFGREGMDIGIRTGTGKWPGLTAHYLFKADYTPMLSPRLAESVGGIRHPEDLYKVPLCGPDDPWWKVWFEAAGVPFDPGRVIARPALGGQAYDAMAALTDQGAAILTQNLYSVLLAKGQLIKPFDIVGSDGDGYWLVHLESRRNTPKIKVFRDWVLAQTADIREQEARQTQASRAHAQLRTE
- a CDS encoding lysozyme inhibitor LprI family protein, with translation MHNVGGKLISGALACLLMALSPAPLLASGLKDPTAETLDRCLNDPDHGSTAGQTECEATATDDYDHRMNTAYATLMHKLPHEAAQQLRLSQRAWLAFRDAEAKARDALYETRQGTMYVPMQAADATNVIRDRALLLEGYVRVMEIDE
- a CDS encoding vitamin B12-dependent ribonucleotide reductase, with amino-acid sequence MRIERRFTKPGQSAYAEIEFRKALSEIKNPDGSVVFRLDNIDVPAQFSQVAADILAQKYFRKAGVPARLKKVEENDVPSFLWRSVADEAELAKLPEAERYGSEIDARQVFDRLAGTWTYWGYKGGYFKSEEDARAFRDELAYMLATQRVAPNSPQWFNTGLHWAYGIDGPSQGHFYVDPFTGKLTKSKSSYEHPQPHACFIQGVQDDLVNEGGIMDLWVREARLFKYGSGTGSNFSLLRGEGEKLSGGGRSSGLMSFLKIGDRAAGAIKSGGTTRRAAKMVIVDADHPDIEEFIDWKVNEEQKVASLVTGSKIVKKHLEAIMKACVNCEGNGDDCFDPSINTALKREIKAAKKDAVPENYIYRVIQFAKQGYTSMSFKTYDTDWDSDAYLTVSGQNSNNSVSLKDNFLRAVEDDADWHLTARKDGKVLKTLKARDLWEKIGYAAWASADPGLHFNTTMNDWHTCASAGAIRASNPCSEYMFLDDTACNLASINLLPYRNTDGTIDIAAYEHTVRLWTIVLEISVMMAQFPSKEIAKQSYEYRTLGLGYANIGGLLMTSGIPYDSDEGRAICAALTSIMTGMAYATSAEMAGELGAFADYDRNAQNMLRVMRNHRRAAYGEKQGYEKLAVNPVPLVASDLKQQALVEHAKAAWDRAIELGEEHGYRNAQATVIAPTGTIGLVMDCDTTGIEPDFALVKFKKLAGGGYFKIINRAVPEALRTLGYSEAQIGEMEAYAVGHGNLNQAPAINPGSLKAKGFSDDKIAALNAALKSAFDIKFVFNQWTLGADWVKETFGFTDEQLNDFSFEILPALGFSRKDIEAANIHVCGAMTLEGAPFLKAEHLAVFDCASPCGKIGKRSLSINSHIQMMAAAQPFISGAISKTINMPNDATVEDAKGAYMLSWKLALKANALYRDGSKLSQPLNSSLLADGEDDEDEALEQLIQAPAAARAAQITERIVERIIERVSREQEKLPGRRKGYTQKAKIGGNTIFLRTGEYDDGRLGEIFIDMNKEGATLRGLLNNFAIAISLGLQYGVPLDEYVHAFTFTKFEPAGMVQGNDAIKSATSILDYVFRELAISYLGRNDLAHVDQSDFSNTALGRNISEGKTDAVSKGLTRGASPVKLVSRAISNEPKGFAGAGAPARSVPTAFSGSNVLALKPASDEAVAYKRDYEERAKELAEDIAFEEAAGSASDTTAGLFTDAAANEAAEAKKLANDRRAKSLLQGYTGNSCSECQNFTMVRNGTCEKCDTCGSTSGCS
- a CDS encoding VOC family protein — protein: MIDHITIEVSDLEKSKRFYERAFAPLGYRLSFGKEGVFWAFDVGNGCLFEIQRSGETLPLTHLHVAFRVGSKAEVDAFHQSALAAGAKDNGAPGPRPDYAQNYYACFVLDPDGYNIEAMINEPSA